Below is a window of Coregonus clupeaformis isolate EN_2021a unplaced genomic scaffold, ASM2061545v1 scaf5051, whole genome shotgun sequence DNA.
cccattccagccttgtgtaggtctacaatcttgtccctgacatccttggagagctctttggtcttggccatggtggagagtttggaatctgattgattgattgcttctgtggacggaggtgtcttttatacaggtaacaaactgagattaggagcactccctttaagagtgtgctcctaatctcagctcgttacctgtataaaagacacctgggagtcagaaatctttctgattgagagggggtcaaatacttatttccctcattaaaatgcaaatcaatttataacattttttgacatgcgttttctggatttttttgttgttattctgtctttcactgttcaaataaacctaccattaaaattatagactgatcatttctttgtcagtgggcaaacgtacaaaatcaacaggggatcaaatacttttttccctcactgtatagtgcactataaGAGGAATACTATAGGATGCAATTTGGCAGTTTAGATGTGATCGACTGTTGGCTCCAAGGTAAGTACCCTTTAAAGTATGTACTTTCCCAatattcccaggttttccagaaatcctggttggaggattccagatgTCCTGCTTgttccctcctgattccgggaGTCTTCCAACAGAGATTTCTGGAAAATCTATTATCTTCTACCTGTTATCTGTAAaatgattatattattattattacctatgATATAGAAGGAGACGTCTCTGAACAAGGGCCACCAGGTGAGGTGGAGCATCTCCCTGGAGAAGATGGCACACATCCCGATGACAAACAGGATGTTAAACACCGCCGACCCTACGATCGTCCCGATGCCCACGTTGCTATGGGAAATGAACACGCCAATCAGAGAGGTGAACAGTTCGGGGGCGGAGCCTCCTGCAGCCATGAAGGTTGCCCCGGCGACATCGTCGGAGATGTCGAGCTTCACGGTGATGACTCCGAGCGCCGGGACGAAGAACTCGTCACAGACGATGGCGAGGGAGACGAACATGTAGACCATGCCCAGGATGTGGAGGGTCACCCAGCCCTGCCTCCTCTGGTCCACCGTGAACAGGTCCTCTGGGTACTCTCCCTTCCTGTGGGGGACGTCTCCAGGGATACCCGGGGGGGTGGTGGTGttaggaggaggggaggtgggagAAGGTTTAGTAGGTGGCTCAGGTTCAGGGTCCTCTACGTAGATACAGTGTTTAATGTCCGTCCTGTTGACAGTTATCACTATGACGTCATCCCCCTCGATCACTATAGGAGCCCTGGTGATGACGTCGTCATTATAGCCCTCTGTTAGGGTCGAGGGGTTAGAGGTCACCACCTCTCGTGTGTCTACCTCCGggacactactactaccactaccgccCCCTTCCTCTGGGAGTGCTGTCCCAGGGTCCTCCTCTGCTGCGGCCTGGCGAGCCACCCATGGCTCCTGCAGCCGGGCCTTGAACGTCACGGCGTAGACACAGCACAGCAATACaccagagaggaagaagaggatgcGACTCCGATTGAGTCTCCGTCTTTGTGGCAAATGCATTGTTGACTGCTGCCAGAGTGGTGCTTGGTTCCTACTTCAGATTACTGGGTCTATGTCAGGTGCATGGTTAGGCTTATGGGAACAGGTCCAGTAGCATTAGTTGGACAAATAATGCAGTTCAGGGAGCGGTCAGCACACTTCTTCGGCatggtctgttttaatgtcatagtCCTGGCATGATGTCCCAGCTCCAACCTATAAAAAGGGGGAAATAAATCAATGATTCACTCAGTTTAGACTACAATGCAAAACTCAcgtcatacattttacatactaaTGTAGTAATAGAATAATAAAAACATTACTCGAGTATTATATACACTCTCTGATTTATTAGAAGGGTTTATAATAAGGGCGCGTTCACGTGAAGGCAGCCGCAGGAGCGCGGAGGATGGGACACAGCCACCTGTTACTATGGCTACATAATTGCAGGTACTCTGCTCTCCCAAGAGGTGCACAGATTAAATGGCACGTGTAATGAAATGCAACACAAATGTAGTTAATGAACAAACTACAATTAAAAAACGGCGAATAAACTACAAAGACCATAGAAGTAGGCCCTACATTTCATTGACGCGCGTCAAGAACGCGCTAATATGCGCTCCTCGAGTCGAGACAGCATCAGCAATATGATTCATTCCAAATGTTCAATCAACCATTTCATTTGCACGGTGTATCCAGGTGGGTCGGGTGAAAATTAAGACATGTAAATAAAGATAAATTAAACTGAATTTCGTGGGGAAATTCCAGGCAAGAAACAGTGCCCGATAATGACTCATTGACAAGTATCGCAGGCTTCCACAAGGTCAATGCCGATTCTTGTAGCTTAAATCCTATCTTAATAAAACATCTGTAAACCTTTATCAATTCTTAATAAAACGTACCTTTAATCGCTGAGTTGTTGTGCTAGAGGTGTTCTAGAAGCGAGGTCTCTCTCCAGCTGTGTGCGCTAAGGTAAAGGGATTGGTTGAGAGATGCTGACTCTAGTTTTTGGTGAGCACCTACAAGGGGCGCACCGCAGGATGACAGCTCACACCTCCTCTCCTCGGCTCAGCATAATACCTGGAGTCTTTTAAGAGGATTAGGTTAGGTGTTCACACAATCTCTCACATTCTCATTAACACGTTTAAAGGCTTCAATTCAATGCATTCCAATTCATTTGTTCATAATCCACCAAATGGATGCAGTGTCTCCAACCGCCAACGCTGGGCAAAAACGAACCATGTCTGCGCGCTGAAGTGGAAGGCGGGTTGTCAAGACATAATTGCAATTCTGAAGAGTGCTCCTTTGTGcatacagacatacaggcaggcagacgtgcaggcaggcaggcaggcaggcaggcaggcaggcagacagacatacgtacaggcagacagacagacagacagacagacagacaggcagacagacagacagacagacagacagacaggcaggcagacagacagcacacaggcagacaggcagacagacaggcagacaggtgggtttggtgatgagaggaaggtgAGTCATTAACCATTTGATGAACTCATTGGACTCATGAAATCATTCTGATATGTAAGCTGCTGCCTTCATTTAGTGTTGATGAGACATGCTGCTACAGCTAGGTATACTAAGGAGGCTGTTATGTGGAGATGAAGGACTGCTTTTAAAAGCCTAGATCATTGTTTTTTATTCACACCACCAGCTATGCTCTTTTCACAAATAACTACAGATATTCACTTTATTTCACACAACTTTATTGGTTATTATATCACACATTATACATTTATACTTCAACCATTCAAAACCTTTTAACAAAACACATGATTCCAGACAGCGATCCCTTCCCTTAATTCTCTAACAATGTCCATTTCCCCTGAGGTTCTGGGCTCTGACGGGCTCTCTATGTCTGCTTCGACAGGGGAGTGGGCAGGAGAAGTGTGGAGAGTTGGGACGCGAACCCTAACCATGGCATCCGACACAGATCAGTGAGCCTTTGAACATTCAGCAAGGATGGCATGATGGAGATAGTCCCCATGATATCTACTATAACATCACTGGAGAATACAGTAGCTTACATCCCAGAATGCAGCTTGATTCTTACACTGCATGAGAAACACTGTTGGCGTACAACATTTCATTTAGAttaaaacaatattttaaaaaaaaagtcaatgcagccgttttatgtcaatatcaaatcatttctgggtaacaatgaagtaccttactgtgattgtttttaattaaaatggccaaaaaaacaaaacaaaagtagcTTCTTAGCAAcgggcaatttctcaagcaagaatttagctaggactgtctgggagtggtctgagtggggaggggaaaacggaaaatgtgctgttattggcagagaggtttttagaactctctttcttattagtCTATTAACTAATTCAACCTCATGGTGATGTCACCGTGGAATGCCAAAACtccctcccaccaaaacaggctgacatttcaggcggtcttttcaaagagctcttacactaaaagggcattatcataattttcacaatttcacagtattattccaacctcatagtgtggaaatatatataaaacacaggaaaagtggtacatttttgactgcactgggcctttataaaacaaaacaaatcaacttataacaaaacaaatcaatgtataacaaaAAAATCAACTTAAAACAAAACAACTTATAACAAAACAAATCAACGTATAACAAAACAAATCAActtaaaacaaaacaaatcaaCGATAACAAAACAAATCAActtaaaaacaaaacaacttATAACAAAACAAATCAActtaaaacaaaacaaatcaaCGTATAACAAAACAAATCAACGTATAACAAAACAAATCAACGTATAACAAAACAAATCAACGTATAacaaaacaaatcaacatataacAAAACAAATCAACTTATAACAAAACAAATGACTGTATAACATTAGGCAGGATGATGACTCATTGTCAGATGGGATAGTAGTGAAGCGCAACATGACTGTTATATCAATGACCGTAACAGAGTTAGAGTCTATTCAGTTTTCTATTCAGTCAAGTCAGTAAGTGGATCGAAATTAAAGAGTGATTTGAAAACAATCCTCATTGAATACAATGGGCAGTTTCATTTCACTTCCTGAATTAAAACTGAAGGCAGGTCCATGTACAGTATGAGGATTACAGTAGCTGCAAAATGGTGTTCAGAAAATACATCACTTGT
It encodes the following:
- the LOC123490847 gene encoding sodium/potassium/calcium exchanger 1-like, translating into MHLPQRRRLNRSRILFFLSGVLLCCVYAVTFKARLQEPWVARQAAAEEDPGTALPEEGGGSGSSSVPEVDTREVVTSNPSTLTEGYNDDVITRAPIVIEGDDVIVITVNRTDIKHCIYVEDPEPEPPTKPSPTSPPPNTTTPPGIPGDVPHRKGEYPEDLFTVDQRRQGWVTLHILGMVYMFVSLAIVCDEFFVPALGVITVKLDISDDVAGATFMAAGGSAPELFTSLIGVFISHSNVGIGTIVGSAVFNILFVIGMCAIFSREMLHLTWWPLFRDVSFYIIDLIMLIVFFLDNTIMWWESVMLVSGYVAYVCFMKFNVQIEHFVKTQINKHKSIVKIIMPEEEEEKEPKK